A genomic region of Vespa crabro chromosome 19, iyVesCrab1.2, whole genome shotgun sequence contains the following coding sequences:
- the LOC124430696 gene encoding putative mediator of RNA polymerase II transcription subunit 26 isoform X6, whose protein sequence is MGQCVSRKAGAVIAASGHHDSPSYRIMEKSAKIQNDNKGASKRGAPCTRGTAMSFGFRRRPTTGIPIPITNYATDLTLLHPRSKSAGPEQTRRRDDDVNYQVVQNSSSGRSTPRLAPPKKEATGVSTRTNRFGYRQAQGRYTNKVGDICNSHSVSHYNQERFQQHQQHHHHQQQQQQQQQQQQQQQQQHHHHQQQQQHQQHDSHVPKQQNRVVQVYNVATGSKLRAPTAHNSGNNNAINSDVNRRVSGIPESVTRYTLHASHLPLPQYAVRMNETNSKTAKTVANQSRKISTGSKSSASSKEGSGTEDSGVSSHQSCPGESERVEGYDYLDGAATGRRGFGRARNLKMVVSGKSFDVRDVGDDDSTVTEISVIPLPKCFASPNLNTGLVRERTTQYQRIVNKDNRYTSSITSMSTTSSEGYDEGLGEEKVYKDRSRTEKIPSIKSDFSLPSSDDPEYGHGEAMADEYSLSSSDECQRSNSNSTQHIKTISDAAKNGNLPKSTLRSVLLTIEDPAFAAAAATSTALIDDETSPVDSLFDSPTASITQSDDKVSKKECVMERSGNTIDDDSPGTPTNASNSLSLSEGKEYFDDEIADQPGLIFDDNSVVAVENQSLAINQVVTENSHTLVESITKSNIQPGKNAGISPLHGKRISRAGSVDTLSPCESIASDDLMLDYERSDASSTEDTHNRLDSNPALHELDDATILSELEQQGEEVMRQWTSLLGTAQPMQQQTANSNTVNNNINNSTSNNNNHSSTESGITNGRNSRLLRSRSGAESPRSLDSVRSRQIPSPLRTPRSIPSPSFDTSDDTTIRIDRATFQYMFQDIVSLKTMLLKLKRVLQESGENSLMRPEALNPFDNTVKNGLFYTLNEGGTADVSTSPGSGGSSIADELTDLRRQVIFLQGQVEDRDRTIQILQFQMTKLKASNGADMESNIPSANFSKSLLVDMCNAATQTEKIRPVSAGPSLLQSLPQDSTIGPLVSFRIGKVECTSLCDLLLGYLLLSALNAFIFVHLFYLKAICLIT, encoded by the exons ATGGGGCAATGCGTGTCGCGTAAGGCGGGCGCCGTCATCGCAGCATCCGGCCATCACGATTCGCCCTCCTATAGAATTATGGAGAAATCCGCGAAAATTCAG AATGACAATAAGGGTGCATCGAAACGTGGCGCTCCGTGCACGCGGGGTACTGCAATGTCGTTCGGCTTTCGTAGAAGACCTACCACCGGAATCCCGATACCGATAACAAACTATGCGACGGACCTAACGCTATTACACCCACGATCTAAGTCAGCCGGTCCAGAGCAAACTCGTAGACGCGACGATGATGTTAATTACCAGGTCGTTCAAAACTCGTCATCCGGAAGATCGACGCCACGACTGGCACCACCGAAAAAGGAAGCTACCGGCGTATCGACCAGAACAAATCGTTTTGGGTACAGGCAAGCACAGGGCAGATACACAAATAAGGTCGGTGACATTTGCAATAGTCACAGCGTTAGTCACTACAATCAAGAAAGATTTCAACAGCATCAAcaacaccatcaccaccaacaacaacaacaacaacaacaacaacaacaacaacaacaacaacaacaacatcaccatcaccaacaacagcaacagcatcaGCAGCACGACAGTCACGTTCCTAAACAACAAAACAGAGTTGTACAG GTTTATAACGTAGCTACAGGATCGAAGTTACGAGCACCCACGGCGCACAACAGCGGCAACAATAATGCCATCAATAGCGATGTCAATCGAAGAGTCTCTGGCATTCCCGAGTCGGTAACAAGGTACACATTACACGCAAGCCATCTACCGCTTCCTCAGTACGCGGTAAGAATGAACGAGACGAATTCGAAAACCGCAAAGACCGTCGCAAAtcaaagtagaaaaatatcaaCTGGTTCAAAGAGCTCGGCTAGCTCGAAGGAAGGCTCAGGTACAGAGGATTCCGGTGTGAGCAGCCATCAAAGTTGTCCAGGTGAAAGCGAAAGAGTCGAAGGTTACGATTATTTGGATGGTGCTGCGACAGGTAGAAGAGGGTTTGGCCGAGCcagaaatttaaaaatggtagTCAGTGGGAAAAGCTTTGACGTTAGAGATGTTGGGGATGACGACAGCACTGTCACCGAAATATCCGTTATACCGTTGCCAAAGTGCTTTGCGAGTCCTAATTTAAATACCGGCCTGGTACGTGAGAGAACAACGCAGTATCAAAGAATCGTGAATAAGGACAATAGGTACACGAGTTCCATAACGTCGATGTCAACTACTTCCTCAGAGGGATATGACGAGGGTCTGGGCGAAGAGAAGGTTTACAAAGACAGATCTCGTACCGAGAAAATACCTTCCATTAAGTCGGACTTTAGTTTGCCTAGTTCGGATGATCCCGAATATGGCCACGGGGAAGCAATGGCAGACGAATACTCGTTGAGCTCGAGTGACGAGTGTCAACGTTCCAATTCGAACTCTACTCAGCACATAAAAACTATATCAGATGCGGCTAAGAACGGGAATTTACCGAAAAGTACTCTTCGTTCCGTTCTTCTTACCATCGAGGATCCTGCATTTgcagctgctgctgctaccTCAACTGCATTAATAGACGACGAAACATCACCGGTTGATAGCCTTTTCGACAGTCCTACAGCCAGTATTACGCAATCCGATGACAAAGTGTCGAAGAAAGAATGTGTCATGGAACGATCTGGGAATACCATAGACGATGACAGTCCTGGTACGCCTACTAATGCATCCAACTCGCTCAGTTTGTCAGagggaaaagaatattttgacGATGAGATCGCCGATCAGCCTGGTTTGATATTCGACGATAATTCGGTCGTCGCAGTTGAGAATCAATCTTTGGCAATTAATCAAGTGGTCACGGAAAACAGTCACACGTTGGTTGAATCAATCACTAAATCAA ataTACAACCTGGAAAAAATGCAGGTATCAGTCCACTTCATGGAAAACGAATAAGTCGTGCTGGAAGCGTCGATACGTTATCTCCGTGTGAATCAATCGCTTCGGACGATTTGATGTTAGATTATGAACGCAGCGATGCAAGTTCCACCGAGGATACACATAATCG ATTGGACTCCAATCCTGCATTGCACGAATTAGACGATGCTACCATACTTTCTGAATTGGAGCAACAAGGCGAGGAAGTGATGAGACAGTGGACTTCGCTACTGGGCACGGCTCAACCTATGCAACAGCAAACTGCTAATTCAAATACcgtaaacaataatatcaacaacagCACCTCGAACAACAACAATCATTCTTCTACAGAATCTGG AATCACAAATGGGAGAAATTCAAGATTATTGCGAAGCAGGTCAGGTGCAGAGTCACCACGTTCGTTGGATAGCGTTCGTAGTCGTCAGATACCAAGTCCTTTAAGAACACCAAGAAGC atacCATCTCCCAGTTTTGATACGAGCGACGACACGACCATCAGGATCGACCGTGCCACCTTCCAGTACATGTTTCAAGACATTGTCTCTCTTAAGACTATGCTCTTAAAACTAAAAAGAGTACTTCAGGAG TCAGGAGAGAACAGTTTGATGAGG ccGGAGGCTCTCAACCCATTCGATAATACTGTAAAG AATGGTCTCTTCTACACCCTGAACGAAGGTGGTACAGCGGATGTTAGCACGTCTCCAGGTAGCGGGGGAAGCAGTATCGCCGATGAGCTGACGGATTTACGTAGACAGGTGATCTTTTTGCAAGGTCAAGtagaagatagagatagaactATACAAATACTTCAG TTTCAAATGACAAAACTCAAAGCTTCGAATGGTGCAGATATGGAAAGTAACATTCCGTCAGCGAATTTTAGTAAATCTTTACTTGTGGACATGTGCAATGCTGCCACACAAACCGAAAag ataCGACCTGTATCGGCAGGACCGTCGCTTCTGCAATCACTTCCCCAAGATAGCACAATAGGGCCTCTCGTCAG CTTCAGGATTGGGAAGGTAGAGTGCACCAGTCTATGTGATTTATTATTGGGATATTTACTTCTTTCTGCACTTAATGCCTTTATATTTGTGCATCTCTTCTATCTAAAAGCTATTTGTTTGATTACATAG
- the LOC124430696 gene encoding putative mediator of RNA polymerase II transcription subunit 26 isoform X1 → MGQCVSRKAGAVIAASGHHDSPSYRIMEKSAKIQNDNKGASKRGAPCTRGTAMSFGFRRRPTTGIPIPITNYATDLTLLHPRSKSAGPEQTRRRDDDVNYQVVQNSSSGRSTPRLAPPKKEATGVSTRTNRFGYRQAQGRYTNKVGDICNSHSVSHYNQERFQQHQQHHHHQQQQQQQQQQQQQQQQQHHHHQQQQQHQQHDSHVPKQQNRVVQVYNVATGSKLRAPTAHNSGNNNAINSDVNRRVSGIPESVTRYTLHASHLPLPQYAVRMNETNSKTAKTVANQSRKISTGSKSSASSKEGSGTEDSGVSSHQSCPGESERVEGYDYLDGAATGRRGFGRARNLKMVVSGKSFDVRDVGDDDSTVTEISVIPLPKCFASPNLNTGLVRERTTQYQRIVNKDNRYTSSITSMSTTSSEGYDEGLGEEKVYKDRSRTEKIPSIKSDFSLPSSDDPEYGHGEAMADEYSLSSSDECQRSNSNSTQHIKTISDAAKNGNLPKSTLRSVLLTIEDPAFAAAAATSTALIDDETSPVDSLFDSPTASITQSDDKVSKKECVMERSGNTIDDDSPGTPTNASNSLSLSEGKEYFDDEIADQPGLIFDDNSVVAVENQSLAINQVVTENSHTLVESITKSNIQPGKNAGISPLHGKRISRAGSVDTLSPCESIASDDLMLDYERSDASSTEDTHNRLDSNPALHELDDATILSELEQQGEEVMRQWTSLLGTAQPMQQQTANSNTVNNNINNSTSNNNNHSSTESGITNGRNSRLLRSRSGAESPRSLDSVRSRQIPSPLRTPRSIPSPSFDTSDDTTIRIDRATFQYMFQDIVSLKTMLLKLKRVLQESGENSLMRPEALNPFDNTVKNGLFYTLNEGGTADVSTSPGSGGSSIADELTDLRRQVIFLQGQVEDRDRTIQILQFQMTKLKASNGADMESNIPSANFSKSLLVDMCNAATQTEKIRPVSAGPSLLQSLPQDSTIGPLVRSQPHADDFMRTASGLGSLARWSDSWNCQRPSSLGELNHFRNLHRSTDNSQHVLRQRQSQNQIVKTNARRNIIKKSLEQENS, encoded by the exons ATGGGGCAATGCGTGTCGCGTAAGGCGGGCGCCGTCATCGCAGCATCCGGCCATCACGATTCGCCCTCCTATAGAATTATGGAGAAATCCGCGAAAATTCAG AATGACAATAAGGGTGCATCGAAACGTGGCGCTCCGTGCACGCGGGGTACTGCAATGTCGTTCGGCTTTCGTAGAAGACCTACCACCGGAATCCCGATACCGATAACAAACTATGCGACGGACCTAACGCTATTACACCCACGATCTAAGTCAGCCGGTCCAGAGCAAACTCGTAGACGCGACGATGATGTTAATTACCAGGTCGTTCAAAACTCGTCATCCGGAAGATCGACGCCACGACTGGCACCACCGAAAAAGGAAGCTACCGGCGTATCGACCAGAACAAATCGTTTTGGGTACAGGCAAGCACAGGGCAGATACACAAATAAGGTCGGTGACATTTGCAATAGTCACAGCGTTAGTCACTACAATCAAGAAAGATTTCAACAGCATCAAcaacaccatcaccaccaacaacaacaacaacaacaacaacaacaacaacaacaacaacaacaacaacatcaccatcaccaacaacagcaacagcatcaGCAGCACGACAGTCACGTTCCTAAACAACAAAACAGAGTTGTACAG GTTTATAACGTAGCTACAGGATCGAAGTTACGAGCACCCACGGCGCACAACAGCGGCAACAATAATGCCATCAATAGCGATGTCAATCGAAGAGTCTCTGGCATTCCCGAGTCGGTAACAAGGTACACATTACACGCAAGCCATCTACCGCTTCCTCAGTACGCGGTAAGAATGAACGAGACGAATTCGAAAACCGCAAAGACCGTCGCAAAtcaaagtagaaaaatatcaaCTGGTTCAAAGAGCTCGGCTAGCTCGAAGGAAGGCTCAGGTACAGAGGATTCCGGTGTGAGCAGCCATCAAAGTTGTCCAGGTGAAAGCGAAAGAGTCGAAGGTTACGATTATTTGGATGGTGCTGCGACAGGTAGAAGAGGGTTTGGCCGAGCcagaaatttaaaaatggtagTCAGTGGGAAAAGCTTTGACGTTAGAGATGTTGGGGATGACGACAGCACTGTCACCGAAATATCCGTTATACCGTTGCCAAAGTGCTTTGCGAGTCCTAATTTAAATACCGGCCTGGTACGTGAGAGAACAACGCAGTATCAAAGAATCGTGAATAAGGACAATAGGTACACGAGTTCCATAACGTCGATGTCAACTACTTCCTCAGAGGGATATGACGAGGGTCTGGGCGAAGAGAAGGTTTACAAAGACAGATCTCGTACCGAGAAAATACCTTCCATTAAGTCGGACTTTAGTTTGCCTAGTTCGGATGATCCCGAATATGGCCACGGGGAAGCAATGGCAGACGAATACTCGTTGAGCTCGAGTGACGAGTGTCAACGTTCCAATTCGAACTCTACTCAGCACATAAAAACTATATCAGATGCGGCTAAGAACGGGAATTTACCGAAAAGTACTCTTCGTTCCGTTCTTCTTACCATCGAGGATCCTGCATTTgcagctgctgctgctaccTCAACTGCATTAATAGACGACGAAACATCACCGGTTGATAGCCTTTTCGACAGTCCTACAGCCAGTATTACGCAATCCGATGACAAAGTGTCGAAGAAAGAATGTGTCATGGAACGATCTGGGAATACCATAGACGATGACAGTCCTGGTACGCCTACTAATGCATCCAACTCGCTCAGTTTGTCAGagggaaaagaatattttgacGATGAGATCGCCGATCAGCCTGGTTTGATATTCGACGATAATTCGGTCGTCGCAGTTGAGAATCAATCTTTGGCAATTAATCAAGTGGTCACGGAAAACAGTCACACGTTGGTTGAATCAATCACTAAATCAA ataTACAACCTGGAAAAAATGCAGGTATCAGTCCACTTCATGGAAAACGAATAAGTCGTGCTGGAAGCGTCGATACGTTATCTCCGTGTGAATCAATCGCTTCGGACGATTTGATGTTAGATTATGAACGCAGCGATGCAAGTTCCACCGAGGATACACATAATCG ATTGGACTCCAATCCTGCATTGCACGAATTAGACGATGCTACCATACTTTCTGAATTGGAGCAACAAGGCGAGGAAGTGATGAGACAGTGGACTTCGCTACTGGGCACGGCTCAACCTATGCAACAGCAAACTGCTAATTCAAATACcgtaaacaataatatcaacaacagCACCTCGAACAACAACAATCATTCTTCTACAGAATCTGG AATCACAAATGGGAGAAATTCAAGATTATTGCGAAGCAGGTCAGGTGCAGAGTCACCACGTTCGTTGGATAGCGTTCGTAGTCGTCAGATACCAAGTCCTTTAAGAACACCAAGAAGC atacCATCTCCCAGTTTTGATACGAGCGACGACACGACCATCAGGATCGACCGTGCCACCTTCCAGTACATGTTTCAAGACATTGTCTCTCTTAAGACTATGCTCTTAAAACTAAAAAGAGTACTTCAGGAG TCAGGAGAGAACAGTTTGATGAGG ccGGAGGCTCTCAACCCATTCGATAATACTGTAAAG AATGGTCTCTTCTACACCCTGAACGAAGGTGGTACAGCGGATGTTAGCACGTCTCCAGGTAGCGGGGGAAGCAGTATCGCCGATGAGCTGACGGATTTACGTAGACAGGTGATCTTTTTGCAAGGTCAAGtagaagatagagatagaactATACAAATACTTCAG TTTCAAATGACAAAACTCAAAGCTTCGAATGGTGCAGATATGGAAAGTAACATTCCGTCAGCGAATTTTAGTAAATCTTTACTTGTGGACATGTGCAATGCTGCCACACAAACCGAAAag ataCGACCTGTATCGGCAGGACCGTCGCTTCTGCAATCACTTCCCCAAGATAGCACAATAGGGCCTCTCGTCAG GTCACAACCTCATGCGGATGATTTCATGCGAACAGCTTCAGGATTGGGAAG CCTTGCACG TTGGAGTGATTCATGGAATTGCCAACGTCCCTCATCGCTAGGAGAGCTTAACCATTTTAGGAACCTACATAGATCAACCGACAATTCGCAACACGTATTGAGACAGCGGCAATCACAAAATCAAATTGTTAAGACAAATGCGCGAAGGAATATCATAAAGAAATCCCTTGAGCAAGAAAATAGTTAA
- the LOC124430696 gene encoding putative mediator of RNA polymerase II transcription subunit 26 isoform X8, translated as MGQCVSRKAGAVIAASGHHDSPSYRIMEKSAKIQNDNKGASKRGAPCTRGTAMSFGFRRRPTTGIPIPITNYATDLTLLHPRSKSAGPEQTRRRDDDVNYQVVQNSSSGRSTPRLAPPKKEATGVSTRTNRFGYRQAQGRYTNKVGDICNSHSVSHYNQERFQQHQQHHHHQQQQQQQQQQQQQQQQQHHHHQQQQQHQQHDSHVPKQQNRVVQVYNVATGSKLRAPTAHNSGNNNAINSDVNRRVSGIPESVTRYTLHASHLPLPQYAVRMNETNSKTAKTVANQSRKISTGSKSSASSKEGSGTEDSGVSSHQSCPGESERVEGYDYLDGAATGRRGFGRARNLKMVVSGKSFDVRDVGDDDSTVTEISVIPLPKCFASPNLNTGLVRERTTQYQRIVNKDNRYTSSITSMSTTSSEGYDEGLGEEKVYKDRSRTEKIPSIKSDFSLPSSDDPEYGHGEAMADEYSLSSSDECQRSNSNSTQHIKTISDAAKNGNLPKSTLRSVLLTIEDPAFAAAAATSTALIDDETSPVDSLFDSPTASITQSDDKVSKKECVMERSGNTIDDDSPGTPTNASNSLSLSEGKEYFDDEIADQPGLIFDDNSVVAVENQSLAINQVVTENSHTLVESITKSNIQPGKNAGISPLHGKRISRAGSVDTLSPCESIASDDLMLDYERSDASSTEDTHNRLDSNPALHELDDATILSELEQQGEEVMRQWTSLLGTAQPMQQQTANSNTVNNNINNSTSNNNNHSSTESGITNGRNSRLLRSRSGAESPRSLDSVRSRQIPSPLRTPRSIPSPSFDTSDDTTIRIDRATFQYMFQDIVSLKTMLLKLKRVLQESGENSLMRPEALNPFDNTVKNGLFYTLNEGGTADVSTSPGSGGSSIADELTDLRRQVIFLQGQVEDRDRTIQILQFQMTKLKASNGADMESNIPSANFSKSLLVDMCNAATQTEKIRPVSAGPSLLQSLPQDSTIGPLVSFRIGKLE; from the exons ATGGGGCAATGCGTGTCGCGTAAGGCGGGCGCCGTCATCGCAGCATCCGGCCATCACGATTCGCCCTCCTATAGAATTATGGAGAAATCCGCGAAAATTCAG AATGACAATAAGGGTGCATCGAAACGTGGCGCTCCGTGCACGCGGGGTACTGCAATGTCGTTCGGCTTTCGTAGAAGACCTACCACCGGAATCCCGATACCGATAACAAACTATGCGACGGACCTAACGCTATTACACCCACGATCTAAGTCAGCCGGTCCAGAGCAAACTCGTAGACGCGACGATGATGTTAATTACCAGGTCGTTCAAAACTCGTCATCCGGAAGATCGACGCCACGACTGGCACCACCGAAAAAGGAAGCTACCGGCGTATCGACCAGAACAAATCGTTTTGGGTACAGGCAAGCACAGGGCAGATACACAAATAAGGTCGGTGACATTTGCAATAGTCACAGCGTTAGTCACTACAATCAAGAAAGATTTCAACAGCATCAAcaacaccatcaccaccaacaacaacaacaacaacaacaacaacaacaacaacaacaacaacaacaacatcaccatcaccaacaacagcaacagcatcaGCAGCACGACAGTCACGTTCCTAAACAACAAAACAGAGTTGTACAG GTTTATAACGTAGCTACAGGATCGAAGTTACGAGCACCCACGGCGCACAACAGCGGCAACAATAATGCCATCAATAGCGATGTCAATCGAAGAGTCTCTGGCATTCCCGAGTCGGTAACAAGGTACACATTACACGCAAGCCATCTACCGCTTCCTCAGTACGCGGTAAGAATGAACGAGACGAATTCGAAAACCGCAAAGACCGTCGCAAAtcaaagtagaaaaatatcaaCTGGTTCAAAGAGCTCGGCTAGCTCGAAGGAAGGCTCAGGTACAGAGGATTCCGGTGTGAGCAGCCATCAAAGTTGTCCAGGTGAAAGCGAAAGAGTCGAAGGTTACGATTATTTGGATGGTGCTGCGACAGGTAGAAGAGGGTTTGGCCGAGCcagaaatttaaaaatggtagTCAGTGGGAAAAGCTTTGACGTTAGAGATGTTGGGGATGACGACAGCACTGTCACCGAAATATCCGTTATACCGTTGCCAAAGTGCTTTGCGAGTCCTAATTTAAATACCGGCCTGGTACGTGAGAGAACAACGCAGTATCAAAGAATCGTGAATAAGGACAATAGGTACACGAGTTCCATAACGTCGATGTCAACTACTTCCTCAGAGGGATATGACGAGGGTCTGGGCGAAGAGAAGGTTTACAAAGACAGATCTCGTACCGAGAAAATACCTTCCATTAAGTCGGACTTTAGTTTGCCTAGTTCGGATGATCCCGAATATGGCCACGGGGAAGCAATGGCAGACGAATACTCGTTGAGCTCGAGTGACGAGTGTCAACGTTCCAATTCGAACTCTACTCAGCACATAAAAACTATATCAGATGCGGCTAAGAACGGGAATTTACCGAAAAGTACTCTTCGTTCCGTTCTTCTTACCATCGAGGATCCTGCATTTgcagctgctgctgctaccTCAACTGCATTAATAGACGACGAAACATCACCGGTTGATAGCCTTTTCGACAGTCCTACAGCCAGTATTACGCAATCCGATGACAAAGTGTCGAAGAAAGAATGTGTCATGGAACGATCTGGGAATACCATAGACGATGACAGTCCTGGTACGCCTACTAATGCATCCAACTCGCTCAGTTTGTCAGagggaaaagaatattttgacGATGAGATCGCCGATCAGCCTGGTTTGATATTCGACGATAATTCGGTCGTCGCAGTTGAGAATCAATCTTTGGCAATTAATCAAGTGGTCACGGAAAACAGTCACACGTTGGTTGAATCAATCACTAAATCAA ataTACAACCTGGAAAAAATGCAGGTATCAGTCCACTTCATGGAAAACGAATAAGTCGTGCTGGAAGCGTCGATACGTTATCTCCGTGTGAATCAATCGCTTCGGACGATTTGATGTTAGATTATGAACGCAGCGATGCAAGTTCCACCGAGGATACACATAATCG ATTGGACTCCAATCCTGCATTGCACGAATTAGACGATGCTACCATACTTTCTGAATTGGAGCAACAAGGCGAGGAAGTGATGAGACAGTGGACTTCGCTACTGGGCACGGCTCAACCTATGCAACAGCAAACTGCTAATTCAAATACcgtaaacaataatatcaacaacagCACCTCGAACAACAACAATCATTCTTCTACAGAATCTGG AATCACAAATGGGAGAAATTCAAGATTATTGCGAAGCAGGTCAGGTGCAGAGTCACCACGTTCGTTGGATAGCGTTCGTAGTCGTCAGATACCAAGTCCTTTAAGAACACCAAGAAGC atacCATCTCCCAGTTTTGATACGAGCGACGACACGACCATCAGGATCGACCGTGCCACCTTCCAGTACATGTTTCAAGACATTGTCTCTCTTAAGACTATGCTCTTAAAACTAAAAAGAGTACTTCAGGAG TCAGGAGAGAACAGTTTGATGAGG ccGGAGGCTCTCAACCCATTCGATAATACTGTAAAG AATGGTCTCTTCTACACCCTGAACGAAGGTGGTACAGCGGATGTTAGCACGTCTCCAGGTAGCGGGGGAAGCAGTATCGCCGATGAGCTGACGGATTTACGTAGACAGGTGATCTTTTTGCAAGGTCAAGtagaagatagagatagaactATACAAATACTTCAG TTTCAAATGACAAAACTCAAAGCTTCGAATGGTGCAGATATGGAAAGTAACATTCCGTCAGCGAATTTTAGTAAATCTTTACTTGTGGACATGTGCAATGCTGCCACACAAACCGAAAag ataCGACCTGTATCGGCAGGACCGTCGCTTCTGCAATCACTTCCCCAAGATAGCACAATAGGGCCTCTCGTCAG CTTCAGGATTGGGAAG TTGGAGTGA